One part of the Mariniblastus fucicola genome encodes these proteins:
- a CDS encoding DUF1592 domain-containing protein yields MNPAPATAQETADSLRDVQREFNETIRPMLETHCGDCHWGDNTDADLNLEQYETLDQLLSGRKKWKKVLIRVAAKEMPPEDCDPIPDDEHAKLLAWVDQLLNSVDCTNINPGRVTIRRLNRTEYKNTIRDLTGVDYETDGNFPVDDVGYGFDNIADVLSLSPILMEKYLKAAEAITLNAVKDPARSKKVQRFVAKDFTRPRGVNIHNNVMTFPAQATATAKFGVIKRGTYRAVLVATGNQAGNEPVKMKLDVNGKQRQFFNVTKEQGDTPQTFETELRFTQTGEQEINVSFTNDFYQEAKRGEKPQDRNLHFNHLTIEGPIGAQRGQYGKLVLGEPGESKQQQRKVARKSIQVFASRAYRRPVKSDEVDRLMKLYDSAVASGDSIEKALRYPMQAVLVSPHFLYKIEQPVPVNEIRELNDFELATSLSYFLWSSMPDAVLFKLAAKGKLKDKEVFRKQVERMLKDKRAKAVVQNFATQWLQLRSLARMQPDPDMFPGVDAQLRNDMETETKLLVYDLIRRDAQVTDLLKADYTFLNERLAKHYGVEGVKGNKFQKVSSEKTDRQGILTHASILTLTSNPNRTSPVKRGKWIMENLLGEEPPPPDPDAMQLEDQPQLAGTLRQRMEQHRADPSCAVCHKVMDELGFALENYDAVGKWRVEDEVGGIDPRGELPDGTTFQGSKELQVMIRTGMRAQFVRCVAEKMLIYALGRGLEYYDECTLDKIVFELKDSDYRFSALVIAITESDPFRKRFGEGASPGDTE; encoded by the coding sequence ATGAATCCGGCTCCGGCGACCGCGCAGGAAACTGCGGATTCACTTCGCGACGTGCAGCGTGAATTTAACGAGACCATTCGCCCGATGTTGGAAACCCATTGCGGTGACTGCCATTGGGGGGACAACACCGACGCCGATCTGAATCTTGAGCAATACGAGACGTTGGATCAGCTGCTGTCCGGGCGCAAGAAGTGGAAGAAAGTCCTGATTCGCGTGGCGGCCAAAGAGATGCCCCCGGAAGACTGCGATCCGATACCCGATGACGAACACGCGAAACTGCTGGCTTGGGTCGATCAGTTGCTCAACAGCGTCGACTGTACCAATATCAATCCGGGCCGAGTCACCATTCGTCGGCTCAATCGGACGGAGTACAAAAACACGATTCGCGATTTGACGGGCGTCGACTATGAGACCGATGGAAACTTTCCGGTCGACGACGTGGGCTATGGGTTCGACAACATTGCAGACGTGCTTTCGCTTTCGCCAATCCTGATGGAAAAGTACCTCAAAGCTGCCGAAGCAATCACGCTCAACGCGGTCAAGGATCCTGCTCGTTCCAAAAAAGTTCAGCGTTTTGTTGCCAAGGACTTTACCCGGCCTCGCGGTGTCAACATTCACAACAATGTAATGACGTTTCCGGCTCAGGCTACGGCGACTGCCAAATTCGGTGTCATCAAACGCGGCACCTATCGCGCGGTCCTGGTCGCGACCGGAAATCAGGCTGGAAACGAGCCTGTAAAAATGAAGCTGGATGTCAACGGCAAGCAACGTCAGTTCTTTAACGTCACCAAAGAGCAGGGGGATACGCCGCAAACGTTCGAAACGGAACTCCGATTCACGCAAACCGGTGAGCAAGAGATCAATGTTTCGTTCACCAATGATTTTTACCAAGAAGCGAAACGAGGCGAAAAACCGCAGGATCGAAATCTGCACTTTAACCACCTGACGATCGAAGGCCCAATTGGGGCTCAACGCGGGCAGTATGGAAAACTGGTTTTGGGCGAACCAGGCGAATCGAAACAGCAGCAGCGGAAGGTCGCTCGCAAATCGATTCAGGTGTTCGCTTCCCGAGCCTATCGTCGGCCTGTCAAATCGGATGAAGTCGACCGTTTGATGAAGCTTTACGATTCGGCCGTCGCTTCCGGTGACTCGATCGAGAAAGCGTTGAGATATCCGATGCAGGCCGTTTTGGTTTCGCCGCATTTCCTATACAAGATCGAACAACCGGTGCCGGTCAACGAGATCCGCGAGCTTAACGATTTCGAACTGGCGACCAGTCTGTCGTATTTTCTGTGGAGCTCGATGCCGGACGCAGTGCTTTTCAAGCTGGCGGCGAAAGGAAAATTGAAAGACAAAGAGGTCTTTCGAAAGCAGGTCGAGCGGATGCTCAAGGATAAACGAGCCAAAGCCGTTGTGCAGAATTTCGCGACTCAGTGGTTGCAGCTACGATCTTTGGCCAGAATGCAACCCGATCCTGATATGTTCCCGGGCGTCGATGCTCAATTGCGAAACGATATGGAAACCGAGACCAAACTTTTGGTCTATGACTTGATCCGTCGTGACGCGCAAGTCACCGATTTGTTGAAAGCGGACTACACGTTCCTCAACGAGCGGCTGGCGAAACACTACGGCGTTGAAGGCGTTAAGGGAAACAAGTTCCAGAAAGTTTCCTCGGAGAAGACTGATCGGCAGGGCATTCTGACTCACGCCAGCATTCTGACGCTGACTTCGAATCCGAATCGAACGTCGCCGGTGAAACGTGGCAAGTGGATCATGGAGAACCTGTTGGGCGAGGAACCGCCTCCGCCAGATCCGGATGCGATGCAGTTGGAAGACCAACCACAACTTGCCGGAACGCTACGGCAGCGAATGGAACAACATCGCGCGGATCCTTCCTGTGCGGTTTGTCACAAGGTGATGGATGAGCTTGGGTTCGCGCTGGAAAACTACGACGCGGTTGGGAAGTGGCGAGTCGAAGACGAAGTTGGAGGCATCGATCCGCGAGGCGAGCTTCCAGATGGGACGACGTTCCAGGGCTCGAAAGAACTTCAGGTGATGATTCGAACTGGAATGCGAGCCCAGTTCGTGAGATGCGTCGCCGAGAAGATGTTGATCTACGCTTTGGGCCGCGGGCTGGAATATTATGACGAGTGCACTTTGGACAAAATTGTGTTTGAGTTGAAAGATAGCGACTATCGATTTTCGGCGTTGGTGATTGCGATCACCGAAAGCGATCCGTTTCGGAAGCGATTCGGCGAGGGAGCAAGTCCGGGGGATACTGAATAG
- a CDS encoding DUF1552 domain-containing protein, translating into MSHKNISRRTMLRGACGAAMALPWLEAMGTAAPMITSANSTIARKAAAGPPVRMAFLYVPNGMHMQDWTPSGNSETKFELQKIMQPIADFRDQMNVFTGLTLDGAFAHGDGGGDHARSVASFLTGSHPKKTNGNDIRNGQSVDQVAAERIGHLTRLKSLELGTQDSAQAGQCDSGYSCLYTSNISWRTERSPLAKEINPASVFDRLFGDDDGPQLDPRSMARRERDRKSVLDFVQQEAKILSNNLGVEDKRKLEEYMYAVRDIERRLASTEKLDENERDVPDAPRPVGVPAEYGEHVKLLFDMMTLAFQTDSTRIISFMYSNAGSNRPYKNLSIKDGHHNISHHGGSREKQAKISTINHYHVTLLRHLLTRMSNVREGGGSLLDNCMVVYGSGIADGNSHTHKDLPICMFGGGGGTVKTGRHLRLKSGTPLTNLYRSMLERVGAPVDKFSDSNGIVNLS; encoded by the coding sequence ATGAGCCACAAGAATATTTCACGACGAACGATGCTCCGCGGCGCCTGCGGTGCTGCGATGGCGTTGCCGTGGTTGGAAGCGATGGGGACGGCTGCTCCCATGATCACTTCAGCCAATTCAACGATTGCCCGCAAAGCTGCAGCCGGTCCGCCCGTTCGAATGGCGTTCCTCTACGTTCCCAACGGCATGCACATGCAAGACTGGACGCCGAGCGGAAACAGCGAGACCAAGTTTGAGTTGCAAAAGATCATGCAGCCTATCGCTGACTTTCGCGATCAGATGAACGTCTTCACAGGGCTGACTCTCGACGGCGCTTTTGCTCACGGAGACGGCGGCGGTGACCACGCACGTTCGGTGGCTTCATTCCTGACCGGTTCGCATCCCAAGAAAACCAATGGCAACGACATTCGCAACGGTCAGTCTGTTGATCAGGTGGCGGCCGAACGGATTGGTCATCTGACGCGTTTGAAATCGCTTGAGCTGGGCACGCAAGACAGTGCTCAGGCCGGACAATGCGATTCCGGTTACAGCTGTCTGTATACCTCAAATATTTCCTGGCGAACCGAACGATCGCCGCTGGCCAAAGAAATCAATCCGGCGTCAGTGTTTGATCGCCTGTTTGGTGACGACGACGGCCCGCAGTTGGATCCCCGGTCGATGGCACGACGCGAGCGGGATCGGAAAAGCGTGTTGGACTTTGTGCAACAGGAAGCCAAAATCCTCAGCAACAATTTGGGCGTCGAGGACAAGCGTAAGCTGGAAGAGTACATGTACGCCGTTCGCGACATCGAACGAAGGTTGGCTTCTACGGAAAAGCTCGATGAAAACGAACGCGATGTGCCAGATGCTCCGCGACCGGTTGGCGTTCCAGCGGAATATGGCGAGCACGTAAAACTGCTGTTCGACATGATGACGTTGGCGTTTCAGACGGATTCGACGCGAATCATCTCGTTCATGTACTCCAATGCGGGTAGCAATCGTCCGTACAAAAACCTGTCGATCAAAGACGGCCATCACAATATTTCGCACCACGGCGGTTCACGCGAAAAACAGGCAAAGATCAGCACGATCAATCATTACCACGTCACGTTGCTGCGACATTTGTTGACTCGGATGTCGAACGTGCGCGAAGGCGGTGGTTCGCTGTTGGATAACTGCATGGTTGTTTACGGCAGCGGGATTGCGGACGGCAACAGCCACACCCACAAGGACTTGCCGATTTGCATGTTCGGCGGCGGTGGCGGTACCGTGAAAACCGGACGGCACTTGCGTTTGAAAAGCGGCACGCCGTTGACGAACCTCTATCGTTCCATGTTGGAGCGTGTTGGTGCTCCCGTTGATAAGTTTTCCGATTCCAACGGTATCGTGAATCTGAGTTAG
- a CDS encoding segregation and condensation protein A produces the protein MSFQVNNDLFRGPIDLLLYLVRRHEVEVTEIALSKVTQEYLEHIDVLKEISIDLVGDFLDVASHLVEIKAKALLPRNEFEEEDEEGAEHADPRRDLVNRLLLYKKFRDASSLLEDRASEWQNRFSRIADDLPAKQHNISDQPIREIELWDLVSAFGRVLRDNQPVENANIVYDETPIHVYMERIHAKIVQNRRASFSELFELGMHKSSMVSIFLAVLELARHHGVVTQQDDLYGELVIAPGSQFKEELDVSNIDDYDPHMRSGDPASMIE, from the coding sequence TTGAGTTTTCAGGTTAACAACGATCTGTTTCGCGGTCCGATCGACCTGTTGCTCTATCTGGTGCGCCGGCATGAAGTCGAGGTGACTGAAATTGCACTGTCCAAAGTGACTCAGGAGTATCTGGAGCATATTGATGTCCTGAAGGAGATTTCGATCGACCTTGTCGGTGACTTTTTGGATGTCGCCAGCCATTTGGTCGAGATTAAAGCCAAAGCTCTTTTGCCTCGCAACGAGTTCGAGGAAGAAGACGAAGAAGGTGCCGAGCATGCGGACCCACGTCGAGATCTGGTGAACCGCTTGTTGTTGTACAAGAAGTTTCGCGACGCAAGTTCATTGCTGGAGGACCGAGCCAGCGAGTGGCAAAATCGATTTTCGCGAATTGCCGACGACTTGCCGGCCAAGCAACACAACATTTCTGATCAACCGATCCGCGAAATCGAACTGTGGGATTTGGTCAGTGCTTTCGGACGCGTGCTTCGGGACAATCAGCCTGTCGAGAACGCGAACATCGTTTACGACGAAACTCCTATTCATGTTTACATGGAACGGATTCACGCAAAGATCGTGCAGAATCGGCGTGCTTCGTTTAGCGAATTGTTTGAACTGGGGATGCACAAGTCATCGATGGTTTCGATCTTCCTTGCGGTGCTGGAACTCGCCAGACATCACGGAGTCGTGACGCAGCAGGACGACCTTTACGGTGAACTGGTGATCGCGCCGGGCTCACAGTTCAAGGAAGAGTTGGACGTTTCCAACATCGACGACTATGACCCTCACATGCGTTCGGGCGATCCTGCGTCAATGATTGAATAG
- a CDS encoding carbon storage regulator, with protein sequence MLVLSRKESEKVLLGDDIVLTIVRLSGDRVRLGIEAPSNMLILREELDESDIDKKPQDHRGGKRRAA encoded by the coding sequence ATGTTAGTTCTTTCCAGGAAGGAAAGCGAGAAAGTTCTGTTGGGGGACGACATCGTTTTGACGATCGTCCGTCTCTCCGGTGACCGGGTGCGATTGGGTATCGAAGCCCCATCCAACATGTTGATTCTTCGAGAGGAACTCGACGAAAGCGACATCGACAAAAAACCGCAGGATCACCGGGGAGGGAAGCGACGAGCAGCATGA
- a CDS encoding outer membrane protein assembly factor BamB family protein has protein sequence MHPLLITILFLHCALTSSHLVAQQQAVNFTQLFDGIELRPPESAFIAPPREVIRPLLRCKKLMAAGKVDEAVEILGEVLADESVEDFLIPRGSQSFSSLRSRTEQILGSIDARFLEPYQIRYGIRARKLLERGVAENDLSLLKKASNQFFFTDSGAEAAMLLGHLELSNGQPSAAQSWFAKIVRFRSTAAKHDPEASILLATCQMLSNNRDAAEETLVSLKQRMPNSTIQLMGENYTLFNRNPEAIPWLTRLIGDSPLASNRTLSRWLMFQGNPARTGKVGTGMPLMAPRWEHATASSIALKERSTEYLKELVQEKTVPAPAVQPLVVGDTIVFRDVDHMYGVDFESGLRKWAWPPRFAWNDTPSEKVSVAAALKMNQRLVMDSIYGRASSDGRLIFFVPQPGSSSQYDHDNVFANADDSAPEDLRTHNELVAIDSENSGMLRWRVGGPKGFDEPKLAKAFFMGEPLPLEGVLYCCCVLDNAVQLVALDSKTGKLRWIQAIAAFDHESFDANHNRRLAGVSPSYANGKIVCLTGTGAVVALEVSTRTLLWGYEYRLPRNTRIISDSNNYPNMLNDAWRDSQVTIANGMVYLTPVLSRELICLDLDNGEGVWYEEDGFLPRKVERESSLYLAGINQGQLILVGSRNVRAIDSFSGVETWRLPLAADDLPSGRGYIGVDSLFLPTTSRKILRIDLADGKIAESVGTGRILGNLSRVQGDVVSHGVDHVASYPEFGASREAIDRLPVATLNEQQQFAKSQILIQQGELESGLDLLISLAEQNSDPKYSSLLDACANNFQMDSPSLSLRALDALKRLYPRFDVDELERMRLLSKLRTGEFAESIDLGLTQIEGSFARIPDGVIVESSDSIVESVNATLLDRPIEWEADPGDVPGVEVVDFENRYDTIQYSEVGWHRAKLQMAIEGLREYDPDAAAQVYSRTADLVSNALDGTDDEVQWLLDRLPESVMDLPTLELIANHRLEQKKYLIALFYANTAIGRGGDGVEEFKLLKARILLAGRDLNAAKKVLDSVDFAVLDDTNRQELESLNQQVTVQVAADSGMFNSSAAGSDADWPGFETGYIRKTQSKKQTPIRYRLPFVFDPATDADYRKTRLFLSPWGDHRREFEVRNSRGNVVRELQLRDENLSGSFGYSQRCQIDIQNHVAELTLNKITLIVDWFNVISGDGGNLWELPHEQVSPVRTAFSGMRELVVAEQNMLHCYETHTGKVLWKRKMAKPVNRIVTHGSLLTAWSEEGRQFNTIETATGRLVRTVKSKRFIVSRSLIDKFVMWHPIRKGELPADQENALAGPDGPANPAKVAIRMAVFDAGLGRLAWQRVNDNRARSYYRVSEVCTLDPHGTLAFVDLGSGETLSQTELPLTDSEKRSLQGINLRRHRAGWVLHVKLKDRADPFSRGKSTYRFNQLHYSLGSGPVFLLGDASKQLVWKDRVYLERMEYMNNQPFDSPVIMFGRHIARHHSSDGEMHYLQSTILDAKTGRLIGSDVVKTLESYNGHAIEWKPGASGASAHTLAISTPTQVQSLTFGSDVELPPVPQTHLTFNALDFFDDTNLERPQAVVADVRVGEFRARALEASKVRKARLPQAAAELKKRLRVGSQ, from the coding sequence GTGCACCCTTTGCTGATTACAATTCTGTTCCTGCATTGCGCCCTGACGTCGTCGCACCTCGTGGCGCAACAGCAGGCGGTGAATTTTACTCAGCTATTTGACGGTATCGAACTTCGACCGCCGGAGTCCGCGTTCATTGCGCCGCCGAGAGAAGTCATCCGCCCCTTGCTTCGGTGCAAGAAGTTGATGGCTGCCGGCAAAGTGGACGAAGCCGTTGAAATCCTGGGAGAAGTCCTCGCTGATGAGTCGGTCGAGGATTTCCTGATCCCCCGTGGATCGCAATCATTCTCCAGCCTTCGATCGCGAACCGAACAGATCCTCGGTTCGATCGACGCCCGCTTCCTTGAGCCGTATCAGATTCGATATGGAATTCGAGCCCGGAAGCTGCTGGAACGTGGCGTCGCGGAAAACGATCTGTCGCTGCTGAAGAAAGCTTCGAATCAGTTCTTCTTCACCGATTCAGGGGCTGAAGCCGCGATGTTGTTGGGGCATCTCGAACTTTCCAACGGACAACCCTCAGCGGCTCAATCGTGGTTCGCGAAGATCGTTCGGTTTCGGTCCACTGCCGCTAAACACGATCCCGAAGCTTCCATTTTGTTGGCCACCTGCCAGATGCTCAGCAACAACCGCGACGCGGCGGAAGAGACTTTGGTTTCGCTGAAACAACGGATGCCGAATTCGACGATTCAGTTGATGGGCGAGAACTACACTCTATTTAATCGCAATCCCGAAGCGATTCCGTGGCTGACCAGGCTGATCGGCGACAGCCCGTTGGCTTCCAATCGAACACTTTCCAGGTGGTTGATGTTTCAGGGGAATCCGGCGCGGACTGGAAAAGTCGGCACGGGAATGCCGTTGATGGCGCCACGTTGGGAGCACGCAACTGCCAGCTCGATTGCGCTCAAAGAACGTTCGACGGAATACCTGAAGGAGCTGGTTCAGGAGAAAACCGTTCCTGCGCCTGCAGTCCAGCCGTTGGTCGTCGGAGACACGATCGTGTTTCGGGACGTCGATCATATGTACGGCGTCGATTTTGAGTCCGGTTTGCGAAAATGGGCCTGGCCACCTCGGTTCGCGTGGAACGATACTCCTTCCGAGAAAGTTTCTGTTGCGGCAGCGCTGAAGATGAATCAGAGATTGGTGATGGATTCGATCTACGGACGCGCCAGTAGCGACGGTCGGCTGATCTTCTTCGTGCCTCAACCGGGAAGTTCCAGTCAATACGATCACGACAACGTTTTCGCCAATGCAGACGATAGCGCCCCCGAAGACCTGCGGACTCACAACGAACTGGTCGCCATCGATTCGGAAAATTCCGGAATGCTGCGGTGGCGTGTCGGTGGTCCGAAGGGTTTCGACGAACCGAAATTGGCGAAAGCGTTCTTTATGGGAGAGCCGTTGCCGCTCGAAGGCGTGCTGTATTGCTGTTGTGTTCTGGACAACGCGGTTCAGCTGGTTGCGTTGGATTCAAAGACGGGAAAGCTGCGCTGGATTCAGGCGATCGCCGCGTTCGACCATGAGAGCTTCGACGCCAATCACAACCGTCGACTGGCGGGAGTCAGCCCGTCTTACGCCAACGGAAAAATCGTGTGTTTGACGGGAACCGGTGCTGTGGTTGCGTTGGAGGTTTCCACGCGGACGTTGCTGTGGGGCTATGAGTATCGTTTGCCGCGGAACACGCGAATCATTTCGGATTCGAACAACTATCCGAACATGCTCAACGACGCGTGGCGAGACTCACAGGTCACGATTGCGAACGGGATGGTGTATCTGACGCCAGTGCTGTCTCGCGAGTTGATCTGTCTGGATTTGGATAATGGCGAAGGCGTCTGGTACGAAGAAGACGGTTTTTTGCCTCGGAAAGTCGAACGTGAATCGTCGCTGTACTTGGCCGGCATCAACCAGGGCCAGCTGATTCTTGTTGGATCGCGAAACGTGCGAGCCATCGATTCGTTTTCCGGCGTCGAAACGTGGCGACTGCCATTGGCTGCGGATGATCTTCCTTCCGGTCGCGGCTATATCGGAGTTGATTCGTTGTTTCTGCCAACAACCAGTCGCAAAATTTTGCGGATCGATTTGGCGGACGGCAAGATTGCCGAGTCCGTGGGAACCGGGCGGATTTTGGGGAACTTGTCACGAGTTCAAGGCGATGTCGTTTCACATGGTGTCGACCATGTCGCCAGCTATCCGGAGTTCGGTGCCAGTCGCGAAGCGATCGACCGCTTGCCAGTCGCGACGCTCAACGAACAACAGCAGTTTGCGAAATCGCAGATTCTGATTCAGCAAGGAGAACTCGAATCCGGTTTGGACTTGTTGATTTCGCTCGCCGAACAAAACTCCGATCCGAAGTATTCTTCATTGCTCGACGCGTGTGCGAACAATTTTCAGATGGATAGCCCCTCGCTTTCGTTGCGAGCACTGGACGCACTCAAACGTCTGTATCCACGGTTCGATGTTGATGAACTTGAACGAATGAGATTGCTTTCCAAGCTTCGGACTGGCGAGTTTGCCGAATCGATTGATTTGGGACTGACGCAGATTGAGGGATCGTTTGCGCGAATTCCCGACGGCGTGATCGTTGAATCGTCCGATTCGATCGTGGAAAGCGTCAACGCAACGCTGCTTGATCGGCCGATCGAGTGGGAGGCTGATCCGGGCGACGTTCCGGGTGTCGAAGTGGTTGATTTCGAGAACCGATATGACACCATTCAGTACTCTGAAGTCGGATGGCATCGCGCGAAACTGCAGATGGCAATCGAAGGCTTGCGAGAATACGATCCAGACGCCGCGGCACAGGTTTACTCTCGCACTGCCGATCTTGTTTCCAACGCGCTCGACGGAACGGATGATGAAGTCCAATGGCTGCTGGATCGATTGCCTGAAAGCGTGATGGATTTGCCAACTTTGGAACTGATCGCGAATCATCGATTGGAGCAAAAGAAGTATCTGATCGCCCTGTTCTACGCCAACACGGCGATCGGGCGTGGCGGTGACGGCGTCGAAGAGTTCAAGCTGCTCAAAGCCAGAATTCTGCTGGCCGGAAGGGATCTGAACGCGGCCAAGAAAGTGCTGGACTCTGTTGACTTCGCCGTTCTGGATGATACCAATCGCCAGGAACTGGAAAGCCTGAACCAACAAGTCACCGTCCAGGTCGCTGCCGACTCCGGGATGTTCAATTCGTCCGCTGCCGGTTCTGACGCGGACTGGCCAGGCTTTGAAACGGGCTACATTCGCAAAACTCAGTCGAAAAAGCAGACTCCGATCCGGTATCGACTTCCTTTTGTTTTCGATCCGGCGACCGATGCTGACTATCGAAAAACCAGACTGTTTCTGTCCCCTTGGGGCGATCACAGGCGCGAGTTCGAAGTTCGCAACAGTCGCGGAAACGTCGTGCGAGAGCTGCAGCTTCGCGACGAGAACCTGTCGGGATCGTTCGGATACTCACAACGGTGCCAGATCGATATTCAGAATCACGTCGCCGAGTTGACGCTGAATAAAATCACGCTGATCGTCGACTGGTTCAACGTTATTTCTGGCGATGGCGGCAACCTTTGGGAGTTACCACACGAACAGGTCAGCCCCGTTCGCACCGCGTTTTCAGGAATGCGTGAATTGGTCGTGGCCGAACAGAATATGCTGCACTGCTACGAAACGCATACCGGGAAAGTGCTGTGGAAGCGAAAGATGGCAAAGCCGGTTAACCGAATCGTGACTCACGGATCGTTGCTGACGGCGTGGAGCGAAGAAGGGCGGCAATTCAATACGATCGAAACTGCGACAGGTCGATTGGTTCGAACCGTGAAGTCAAAACGCTTCATCGTGTCCCGTAGTTTGATCGACAAATTCGTGATGTGGCATCCGATTCGCAAAGGCGAACTGCCGGCCGATCAGGAAAATGCTCTGGCGGGTCCAGATGGTCCCGCCAACCCCGCCAAAGTCGCGATTCGAATGGCTGTTTTCGACGCCGGTCTCGGCCGACTGGCTTGGCAACGCGTCAATGACAACAGGGCGCGGTCCTACTATCGGGTTTCCGAAGTCTGTACGCTCGATCCGCATGGAACGCTGGCTTTTGTCGATCTCGGCAGCGGTGAAACGTTGAGCCAAACCGAATTGCCGTTGACCGATTCGGAGAAACGTTCGCTGCAGGGTATCAATCTTCGCCGGCATCGAGCTGGCTGGGTCTTGCACGTGAAATTGAAAGATCGTGCGGATCCATTTTCGCGAGGGAAATCAACGTATCGGTTCAATCAGCTGCACTATTCGCTTGGCTCCGGTCCCGTGTTTTTGCTGGGTGATGCGAGCAAGCAATTGGTCTGGAAAGATCGTGTTTATCTTGAGCGGATGGAGTACATGAACAACCAGCCGTTTGATTCGCCGGTCATCATGTTTGGGCGGCACATTGCGCGACATCATTCTTCGGACGGAGAAATGCACTATTTGCAGTCGACAATTTTGGACGCGAAAACTGGACGTTTGATTGGCAGCGATGTGGTGAAGACTCTCGAAAGCTACAACGGGCACGCGATCGAATGGAAGCCCGGTGCGTCCGGAGCTTCAGCGCACACGCTGGCAATTTCTACGCCCACACAGGTGCAGAGCTTGACGTTTGGAAGTGATGTCGAACTGCCTCCGGTTCCGCAAACGCATCTGACATTCAACGCGTTAGATTTCTTCGACGACACCAACCTCGAGCGACCTCAAGCAGTCGTGGCTGACGTTCGCGTCGGCGAATTCAGGGCGCGAGCTTTGGAAGCCAGCAAGGTTCGTAAAGCTCGACTTCCTCAAGCCGCGGCTGAATTGAAAAAACGTCTGCGTGTTGGATCTCAGTGA